Proteins encoded within one genomic window of Dermatophilus congolensis:
- a CDS encoding Crp/Fnr family transcriptional regulator, translating into MMTSTHVARGSVLFREGDRGDRLYVIVSGKIKLGRASIDGRENLVAVLGPGELLGELTVFDPGDRNATATAIANTELIGLTHEQLAAFLPDHPQVASALLASLARRLRRTNDSLADLVFTDVPGRVAKALIDLSHRFGQEIDDGLLVPHDLTQEELAQLVGASRETVNKALADFATRGWIRLETRAVVLLDVERLTRRAH; encoded by the coding sequence ATGATGACCTCGACGCATGTGGCGCGCGGTTCAGTCCTCTTCCGTGAGGGCGACCGCGGCGACCGCCTGTACGTCATCGTCTCCGGGAAGATCAAGCTCGGACGCGCGAGCATCGATGGGCGCGAGAACCTCGTCGCTGTGCTCGGCCCGGGTGAGCTTTTGGGCGAGTTGACGGTGTTTGATCCGGGTGACCGTAACGCGACGGCCACAGCGATTGCCAACACGGAACTGATTGGTCTTACGCACGAGCAGCTGGCTGCGTTCCTGCCTGATCATCCCCAGGTGGCTTCAGCGCTGCTGGCTTCGTTGGCGCGTCGGTTGCGTCGTACGAACGATTCTCTTGCCGATCTTGTCTTCACGGATGTTCCGGGCCGGGTGGCGAAGGCTCTCATTGATTTGTCGCACCGTTTTGGCCAGGAGATCGACGATGGTCTTCTGGTTCCGCACGATCTCACTCAGGAAGAGCTGGCCCAGTTGGTGGGTGCTTCTCGCGAGACGGTGAACAAGGCGCTTGCTGATTTCGCGACGCGTGGGTGGATCCGTTTGGAGACCCGTGCGGTGGTACTTCTCGACGTGGAGCGTTTGACCCGTCGAGCTCACTGA
- a CDS encoding phage holin family protein, giving the protein MPTNIPPTEKPEASRPADPSLGRLINSALEDVSSLVRSEIELAKLEITKDLKKAVVGAAMFIVAAVFAVFGLVFLLHTLALALVALGLAPWLGYLIVTLLLFGAAAGVAFIGKSKVSEVNPTPKRAVATTKDTLDSLKRSKSGEATAAVRRQDAFASGATSSFTARLENASSSPEIRH; this is encoded by the coding sequence ATGCCCACTAATATTCCCCCCACTGAGAAGCCTGAGGCGTCGCGTCCGGCGGACCCGTCGCTGGGGCGTCTCATTAATTCTGCACTGGAGGATGTATCCAGCCTGGTGCGTAGTGAGATCGAGTTGGCCAAGCTCGAGATCACGAAAGATTTGAAGAAAGCTGTTGTCGGTGCGGCGATGTTCATCGTCGCAGCCGTGTTTGCTGTGTTCGGGTTGGTGTTTTTGCTGCACACCCTTGCGCTGGCTTTGGTTGCGTTGGGGCTGGCTCCGTGGCTGGGATACCTGATCGTCACGTTGTTGTTGTTTGGTGCGGCCGCTGGAGTGGCGTTCATCGGTAAGTCGAAGGTCTCTGAGGTGAACCCGACGCCTAAGCGCGCGGTGGCGACAACGAAGGACACGCTGGACTCTTTGAAGCGTTCGAAGTCCGGTGAGGCCACTGCTGCGGTGCGTCGTCAGGATGCGTTTGCTTCGGGTGCGACTTCTTCTTTCACTGCGCGATTGGAGAACGCTTCTTCCTCGCCTGAGATCCGCCACTGA
- a CDS encoding FecCD family ABC transporter permease, whose amino-acid sequence MTRFIYTAATLTLLLAASSIIVLGIGSVPIPPTDVIDVIARRTHLIHGDHVTIFTDRIIWELRLPRIVATIAVGAALAQCGCVLQSLTGNDLADPYLLGISSGAAVGAVAAIILGWTIPGLPPAVATTVTAFIGAIAALALVLGLATGRSGALPPGRTILAGIAISQLAGAFTSFVVMIFGGYSGAREVMTWMLGSFSGIRAPHAWLITITTLLATAALITSARTLDAFAFGETSARSLGIRVEHTRWALFTGCALLTATAVATVGPIGFVGLTIPHIMRLIIGPTHRRLLPTSALAGALLLLWSDTAARALNPGQEIPIGVITAAIGAPVLVALLRNHARHS is encoded by the coding sequence GTGACCCGCTTCATCTACACCGCAGCCACCCTCACCCTCCTCCTGGCTGCCAGCAGCATCATCGTCCTAGGAATCGGATCCGTCCCCATCCCACCCACCGACGTCATCGACGTCATCGCCCGCCGCACCCACCTCATCCACGGCGACCACGTCACCATCTTCACCGACCGCATCATCTGGGAACTACGCCTACCCCGCATCGTGGCCACCATCGCAGTCGGCGCCGCCCTAGCCCAATGCGGATGCGTCCTCCAATCACTCACCGGCAACGACCTCGCCGACCCCTACCTCCTGGGTATCTCCAGCGGAGCAGCCGTCGGCGCCGTCGCCGCCATCATCCTCGGCTGGACCATCCCCGGACTACCCCCAGCAGTAGCCACCACCGTCACCGCCTTCATCGGCGCAATCGCAGCCCTGGCCCTGGTCCTGGGGCTTGCCACCGGCCGCTCCGGCGCACTCCCACCCGGACGAACCATCCTCGCCGGAATAGCCATCAGCCAACTCGCTGGCGCATTCACCTCCTTCGTCGTCATGATCTTCGGTGGCTACTCCGGAGCCCGTGAAGTCATGACCTGGATGCTCGGCTCCTTCAGCGGCATCCGCGCCCCACACGCCTGGCTCATCACCATCACCACCCTGCTCGCCACCGCAGCGCTCATCACCTCCGCCCGCACCCTCGACGCCTTCGCCTTCGGAGAAACCTCCGCCCGCTCCCTAGGCATCCGCGTCGAACACACCCGCTGGGCACTCTTCACCGGATGCGCCCTACTGACCGCAACCGCCGTCGCCACCGTCGGCCCCATCGGCTTCGTCGGACTGACCATCCCACACATCATGCGCCTGATCATCGGACCAACCCACCGCCGCCTGCTCCCCACATCCGCCCTCGCAGGCGCACTCCTGCTCCTGTGGTCCGACACTGCAGCTCGCGCACTCAACCCTGGCCAAGAAATCCCCATTGGAGTCATCACCGCCGCTATCGGAGCCCCCGTCCTCGTAGCCCTCCTGAGAAACCACGCCCGCCACTCATGA
- the nrdI gene encoding class Ib ribonucleoside-diphosphate reductase assembly flavoprotein NrdI, producing MDAPAPGADTPATHLVYFSSTSENTHRFVQKLGCTAQRIPLRPGEPHLQVTQPYVLVLPTYGGGRHGGAVPKQVIKFLNDPHNRHLIRGVIAGGNTNFGVAYGLAGDIVAAKCHIPLLYRFELMGTPDDVEKVRERLRAQ from the coding sequence ATGGACGCGCCCGCACCGGGCGCGGACACCCCGGCGACCCACCTGGTCTATTTCTCCTCGACCTCGGAGAACACACACCGATTCGTGCAGAAACTCGGATGCACAGCACAACGCATCCCCCTACGACCCGGTGAACCTCACCTTCAGGTGACACAGCCGTACGTTCTCGTACTGCCCACCTACGGAGGCGGCCGTCACGGCGGTGCCGTGCCCAAACAAGTCATCAAATTCCTCAACGACCCCCACAACCGACACCTCATCCGAGGGGTGATCGCCGGAGGCAACACCAACTTTGGTGTCGCCTACGGCCTCGCCGGTGACATCGTGGCCGCCAAATGCCACATCCCACTCCTGTACAGATTCGAACTCATGGGCACACCCGACGACGTCGAGAAAGTCCGCGAAAGGCTGCGCGCACAATGA
- the nrdH gene encoding glutaredoxin-like protein NrdH: protein MSTIETPESLTVYSKPSCVQCNATYRALDKAGLPYEVVDLTADENALTHVMSLGHTQAPVVIHGDEHWSGYRPDLIKAAAARANAA from the coding sequence ATGTCGACCATCGAAACCCCAGAATCACTCACCGTGTACAGCAAGCCCTCCTGTGTCCAGTGCAACGCAACCTACCGCGCCCTCGACAAGGCAGGACTGCCCTACGAAGTGGTCGACCTCACCGCCGATGAGAACGCTCTCACCCACGTCATGTCCCTAGGCCACACCCAGGCCCCAGTAGTCATCCACGGCGACGAACACTGGTCCGGCTACCGCCCCGACCTCATCAAAGCCGCAGCAGCCCGCGCAAACGCAGCCTGA
- a CDS encoding (2Fe-2S) ferredoxin domain-containing protein: MTTLVLVTIDLTDPHPQDTINQAATCLHAQVAALQGNNHPSLTHTLDTLEAQNTQHVLLIPITCDNAATGPSATGPSWVRRVAGHWKRTRNSSMDIDVITKPVHDPTTYNPDEQPRRAVTGHEAPLHNPTWEQPPPHTHHVLLCRGPRCNAQGADAIATRIRDELRHRDLLDNGVLLTQTGCLYPCNRAPVIVIHPDGTWHGPVDEDDIPVLVDQNLTEATQPPQ, translated from the coding sequence ATGACCACACTCGTCCTAGTCACCATCGACCTCACCGACCCCCACCCCCAGGACACCATCAACCAAGCCGCCACCTGCCTACACGCTCAGGTCGCCGCCCTCCAAGGCAACAACCACCCCTCGCTCACCCACACCCTGGACACCCTCGAAGCACAAAACACCCAACATGTACTGCTCATCCCCATCACCTGCGACAATGCCGCCACCGGCCCCTCAGCCACCGGCCCCTCATGGGTGCGCCGCGTGGCCGGACACTGGAAACGCACCCGCAACTCCAGCATGGACATCGACGTCATCACTAAGCCCGTACACGACCCGACCACCTACAACCCCGATGAACAGCCACGACGAGCCGTCACTGGACACGAAGCCCCACTACACAACCCCACCTGGGAACAACCACCACCCCATACCCATCACGTCCTGCTCTGCCGCGGGCCACGCTGCAATGCCCAAGGAGCCGACGCCATCGCCACCCGAATACGCGACGAACTACGCCACCGCGACTTGCTCGACAACGGCGTACTCCTGACCCAAACCGGCTGCCTCTACCCCTGCAACCGTGCCCCAGTCATCGTCATCCACCCCGACGGAACATGGCATGGACCGGTCGACGAGGACGACATCCCCGTCCTCGTCGACCAGAACCTCACCGAAGCAACACAACCGCCTCAGTGA
- the nrdE gene encoding class 1b ribonucleoside-diphosphate reductase subunit alpha: protein MTSTLLTDTGSESVSSTAADYHALNAMLNLYDEHGKIQFDADKQAARQYFLQHVNQNTVFFHSLQEKLDYLVENGYYEAGVLEQYDFEFIKSLFKRAYDAKFRFPTFMGAFKYYTSYTLKTFDGTRYLERYEDRVCMVALTLADGNRELAPRIVDEILTGRFQPATPTFLNAGKAQRGELVSCFLLRVEDNMESIARAINSSLQLSKRGGGVALSLTNLRESGAPIKRVENQSSGVVPVMKLLEDSFSYANQLGARQGAGAVYLNAHHPDILTFLDTKRENADEKIRIKTLSLGVVIPDITFELARNNEDMYLFSPYDVERVYGKAFSEISVTEKYREMVNDSRISKRKISARRFFQVLAEIQFESGYPYILFEDTVNAANPIDGRVTMSNLCSEILQVSTPSTYNEDLSYQEIGKDISCNLGSLNIAKTMDSPDFAGTIDTAVRALTAVSDHSNIACAPSIEKGNAQSHAIGLGQMNLHGYLARERIHYGSEEGLDFTNMYFYTVTFHAIAASCRIAQERNITFEGFERSAYASGEYFRKYIDKEWTPRTPRVAQLFADSGIHIPTPQDWKELADLVAKHGLYNQNLQAVPPTGSISYINHSTSSIHPIVAKVEIRKEGKIGRVYYPAPYMTNDNLEFYADAYEIGPEKIIDTYAEATQHVDQGLSLTLFFPDTVTTRDINKAQIYAWRKGIKTLYYIRLRQLALQGTEVDGCVSCML, encoded by the coding sequence ATGACCTCCACCCTCCTGACCGACACCGGCTCCGAGTCCGTCTCATCTACCGCCGCCGACTACCACGCCCTCAATGCCATGCTCAACCTCTACGACGAGCACGGCAAAATCCAGTTCGACGCAGACAAACAAGCAGCCCGCCAGTACTTCCTCCAGCACGTCAACCAAAACACCGTCTTCTTCCACTCACTCCAAGAAAAACTCGACTACCTCGTCGAAAACGGCTACTACGAAGCTGGCGTCCTCGAGCAATACGACTTCGAATTCATCAAATCCCTCTTCAAACGCGCCTACGACGCCAAATTCCGGTTCCCCACCTTCATGGGCGCGTTCAAGTACTACACGTCCTACACACTCAAAACCTTCGACGGCACCCGCTACCTCGAACGCTACGAAGACCGCGTCTGCATGGTCGCCCTGACCCTCGCCGACGGAAACCGTGAGCTCGCCCCCCGCATCGTCGACGAAATCCTCACCGGCCGTTTCCAGCCCGCAACCCCCACCTTCCTCAACGCTGGAAAAGCCCAGCGCGGAGAACTGGTCTCCTGCTTCCTCCTGCGCGTCGAAGACAACATGGAGTCAATCGCCCGGGCTATCAACTCCTCACTGCAACTATCCAAACGCGGTGGCGGTGTCGCACTAAGCCTGACCAACCTCCGCGAATCCGGCGCACCGATCAAACGCGTCGAAAACCAGTCCTCCGGCGTCGTGCCCGTCATGAAACTCCTCGAGGACTCCTTCTCCTATGCCAACCAACTCGGCGCACGCCAAGGCGCTGGCGCCGTATACCTCAACGCCCACCACCCCGACATCCTCACCTTCCTAGACACCAAGCGCGAGAACGCTGACGAGAAAATCCGCATCAAAACCCTCTCCCTGGGTGTCGTCATCCCCGACATCACCTTCGAACTGGCCCGCAACAACGAAGACATGTACCTCTTCAGCCCCTACGACGTAGAACGCGTCTACGGGAAAGCCTTCAGCGAGATTAGCGTCACCGAGAAATACCGCGAAATGGTGAACGACTCCCGCATCAGCAAACGCAAAATTAGCGCCCGCCGCTTCTTCCAGGTACTCGCAGAAATCCAGTTCGAATCCGGATACCCCTACATCCTCTTCGAAGACACCGTCAACGCCGCCAACCCCATCGACGGCCGCGTCACCATGTCCAACCTCTGCTCCGAAATCCTCCAGGTCTCCACACCCTCCACCTACAACGAAGACCTCAGCTACCAGGAAATCGGCAAAGACATCTCCTGCAACCTCGGGTCCCTGAACATCGCAAAAACCATGGACTCCCCTGACTTCGCAGGCACCATCGACACCGCAGTCCGTGCCCTCACCGCAGTCAGCGACCACTCCAACATCGCCTGCGCACCCAGCATCGAAAAAGGCAACGCCCAAAGCCACGCCATCGGCCTAGGCCAAATGAACCTGCACGGCTACCTGGCCCGCGAGCGAATCCACTACGGCTCCGAAGAAGGCCTGGACTTCACCAACATGTACTTCTACACGGTGACCTTCCACGCCATCGCAGCCTCCTGCCGCATCGCCCAAGAACGCAACATCACATTCGAAGGATTCGAACGCTCCGCCTACGCCAGCGGCGAATACTTCCGCAAATACATCGACAAAGAATGGACGCCCCGCACCCCCCGCGTCGCCCAGCTCTTCGCCGACTCCGGAATCCACATCCCCACACCCCAAGACTGGAAAGAACTCGCCGATCTGGTCGCCAAACACGGCCTCTACAACCAAAACCTCCAAGCCGTTCCACCCACCGGGTCGATCAGCTACATCAACCACTCCACCAGCTCGATTCACCCCATCGTCGCCAAAGTGGAAATCCGCAAAGAAGGCAAAATCGGTCGCGTCTACTATCCCGCGCCCTACATGACCAACGACAACCTCGAGTTCTACGCCGACGCCTACGAAATCGGCCCCGAAAAAATCATCGACACCTACGCTGAAGCCACCCAGCACGTTGACCAGGGCCTATCCCTCACCCTGTTCTTCCCCGACACCGTCACCACCCGTGACATCAACAAAGCGCAGATCTACGCCTGGCGTAAAGGCATCAAAACCCTCTACTACATCCGTCTGCGCCAGCTCGCCCTCCAAGGAACCGAAGTTGACGGCTGCGTCAGCTGCATGCTCTGA
- the nrdF gene encoding class 1b ribonucleoside-diphosphate reductase subunit beta, producing MTRKLTLDRGIHAINWNRIEDQLDQEVWDRVTGNFWLPEKVPLSNDIPSWRTLTPQEQVMTTRVFTGLTLLDTIQGTVGAVAMIPDSRTPHEEAVFTNFAFMESVHAKSYSSIFSTLISTEEIDQAFRWSEENEHLQRKAQIILDYYYGDDAEKRKVCSVMLESFLFYSGFYTPMYWSSRAKLTNTADLIRLIIRDEAVHGFYIGYKCQQALKEADQARRDEIKEYTFDLLNELYDNEESYAESMYDEIGFTEDVKMFMRYNANKALMNLGYEALFPPSATAVSPSILAALSPNADENHDFFSGSGSSYVMGKAVDTTDDDWDF from the coding sequence ATGACACGCAAACTCACCCTCGACCGCGGCATCCACGCCATCAACTGGAACCGCATCGAAGACCAACTCGACCAGGAAGTCTGGGACCGCGTCACCGGTAACTTCTGGCTGCCAGAGAAGGTGCCGCTCAGCAACGACATCCCCTCCTGGCGCACTCTCACCCCCCAAGAACAGGTCATGACCACCCGCGTCTTCACCGGGCTCACCCTGCTCGACACCATCCAGGGCACCGTTGGCGCCGTGGCCATGATCCCCGACTCCCGCACCCCCCATGAAGAAGCAGTTTTCACCAACTTCGCCTTCATGGAATCCGTGCACGCCAAGAGCTACAGCTCGATCTTCTCCACCTTGATCTCCACCGAAGAGATCGACCAGGCCTTCCGCTGGAGCGAAGAAAACGAGCACCTCCAACGCAAAGCCCAGATCATCCTCGACTATTACTACGGAGACGACGCCGAGAAGCGCAAAGTCTGCTCCGTCATGCTGGAATCGTTCCTCTTCTACTCCGGGTTCTACACCCCCATGTACTGGAGCAGCCGCGCCAAGCTGACAAACACCGCAGACCTCATCCGCCTCATCATCCGTGATGAAGCCGTCCACGGCTTCTACATCGGGTACAAGTGCCAGCAGGCACTAAAAGAGGCAGACCAGGCACGACGCGATGAAATCAAGGAATACACGTTCGACCTGCTCAACGAGCTCTACGACAACGAAGAGTCCTACGCTGAGTCCATGTACGACGAAATCGGATTCACCGAAGACGTCAAAATGTTCATGCGCTACAACGCCAACAAAGCGCTCATGAACCTTGGCTATGAGGCGCTGTTCCCGCCGAGCGCGACCGCTGTCTCACCGTCAATCCTGGCCGCGCTTTCCCCCAATGCTGACGAAAACCACGATTTCTTCTCTGGATCGGGATCGTCCTACGTCATGGGTAAAGCTGTCGACACCACCGACGACGACTGGGACTTCTGA
- a CDS encoding MarP family serine protease, translated as MNGTVAWAPWGLVVDAVVLLILWTSVTSGWRRGFIGSLFGAAGFAAGGILGVAVLPGALANKLPPQWAASEAAILVMLILVLAAITQGVLERIAMPLISCIRASWARYTDAFGGAAVQFTVAAVALWVATGLLALSPIPALKDGISASRSLHVVDNVMPATRDAVLEQALVALDAYQFPRVFTDQEPPDVRSVQPPDKAIASNEALRAASESIYRIDALALRCNRSQEGTGWALTSDTIVTNAHVVAGADRISVRVKNERHSAHLIAFDPARDLALLKVEDLQAQPLPRAERVSRKEALFMAGYPLGGPYSTQPGRIATRMNARGADIYGQGQAIRQIYVVRGDVRPGNSGGPALTVDGRVAGVVFARSTTENETAYVLTLKELDEFLTERPAPPAQTLCAA; from the coding sequence ATGAACGGAACGGTCGCGTGGGCGCCCTGGGGCCTGGTGGTCGATGCCGTCGTCCTTCTCATCCTCTGGACCTCAGTAACGAGCGGATGGCGACGAGGGTTCATCGGAAGTCTTTTTGGCGCAGCAGGATTCGCTGCTGGAGGAATTCTTGGTGTTGCTGTTCTGCCCGGAGCGCTCGCCAATAAGCTCCCTCCGCAGTGGGCTGCCTCAGAAGCAGCCATCTTGGTCATGCTCATCCTAGTCCTGGCAGCTATTACCCAAGGGGTCCTCGAGCGTATAGCAATGCCGCTCATCAGCTGCATTCGAGCTTCCTGGGCGCGCTATACCGATGCATTCGGTGGCGCAGCTGTGCAATTCACCGTCGCAGCCGTGGCGCTCTGGGTGGCTACCGGGCTGCTCGCGCTCTCGCCTATCCCAGCGCTCAAAGATGGAATCTCTGCATCCCGCTCATTGCACGTGGTGGACAACGTCATGCCCGCTACTCGAGACGCTGTGCTGGAACAGGCACTCGTCGCTCTCGACGCCTACCAATTCCCCCGAGTCTTCACCGACCAAGAACCACCTGACGTTCGTAGTGTCCAGCCCCCAGACAAGGCCATCGCATCCAATGAGGCACTCCGAGCTGCCAGCGAATCCATCTACCGAATCGATGCGCTTGCGCTGCGATGCAACCGCTCCCAAGAAGGCACCGGATGGGCACTGACCTCCGACACCATCGTCACCAACGCTCACGTCGTTGCTGGAGCTGACCGCATCAGCGTCCGAGTGAAAAATGAACGCCACTCGGCTCATCTCATCGCTTTCGACCCAGCCCGTGACCTTGCACTGCTCAAAGTTGAAGACTTGCAAGCCCAGCCGCTACCGAGAGCAGAGCGAGTTTCTCGCAAAGAAGCGCTCTTTATGGCCGGATATCCACTCGGAGGCCCTTACTCCACCCAGCCAGGGCGTATCGCTACCCGCATGAACGCCCGTGGCGCCGACATTTACGGTCAAGGTCAGGCGATACGCCAGATCTACGTTGTGCGTGGTGATGTGCGTCCTGGGAATTCTGGCGGCCCAGCACTGACCGTGGATGGTCGTGTCGCCGGAGTCGTTTTCGCTCGTTCAACGACAGAGAACGAAACCGCCTATGTTCTTACTCTCAAAGAACTCGACGAATTCCTCACCGAACGGCCTGCTCCGCCAGCTCAGACGCTTTGCGCTGCGTGA
- a CDS encoding ABC transporter ATP-binding protein: protein MNITTHNLSWNTHGRDIVTHLNLTIPAAATTAIVSPNGCGKTTTLHLLAGIRRPTTGSIHFNDDDVTHMPPRHRARLCALLEQHPHTPLDLTTRDIVELGRTPHRGRWHHPTDTDAVTTAMHTAGITHLADRTWPTLSGGERQRVQLARALAQEPRILLLDEPTNHLDLRHQISLLHTVCALNLTVVAVLHDLDLAAAFCEHIIVMNHGRIIATGPTRTTLTTKLIADVFGVNTRIQHAERTHITWTGLTGKQP, encoded by the coding sequence ATGAACATCACCACACACAACCTCAGCTGGAACACTCACGGACGCGACATCGTCACCCACCTCAACCTCACCATCCCGGCCGCCGCAACCACCGCCATCGTCAGCCCCAACGGATGCGGAAAAACCACCACCCTTCACCTCCTCGCCGGCATACGCCGCCCCACCACCGGAAGCATCCACTTCAACGACGACGACGTCACCCACATGCCACCACGCCACCGCGCCCGCCTCTGCGCGCTCCTCGAACAACACCCCCACACGCCCCTCGACCTCACCACCCGAGACATCGTCGAACTCGGACGCACACCACACCGCGGACGATGGCACCACCCCACCGACACTGACGCCGTCACCACCGCCATGCACACCGCAGGAATCACCCACCTCGCCGACCGAACCTGGCCCACCCTCTCCGGCGGAGAACGCCAACGCGTACAGCTGGCCCGTGCTCTGGCCCAAGAACCCCGCATCCTCCTGCTCGACGAACCCACCAACCACCTCGACCTACGCCACCAAATCAGCCTCCTACACACCGTCTGCGCCCTGAACCTCACCGTCGTCGCTGTCCTGCACGACCTCGACCTCGCCGCCGCCTTCTGCGAACACATCATCGTCATGAACCACGGACGCATCATCGCCACAGGCCCTACCCGCACCACCCTCACCACCAAACTCATCGCCGACGTCTTCGGCGTCAACACCCGCATCCAACACGCCGAACGCACCCACATCACCTGGACAGGACTTACCGGAAAACAACCATGA
- a CDS encoding ABC transporter substrate-binding protein — translation MRPHPRHITAATCTLLLAACAGAPTSPTNTNSNTAPITLTNCGEKITVTTPPRRLVTLNQGATETALALGLAPRMAGTAYLDDTIAPTYKTAYATVPVLAKEYPSKEQFLAAKPDFAYSAYASAFTDKAVGTRNELTSEGINTYTSPFGCPKGTPTAEATFENGWNEIAEIAKIFAVTPTADALITTQKKHLDEIRTKATGKNHTIFWYDSGDKTPTVGAGAGGPHLIMNAVGATNIFDNLPGGWSEASWEKVVAANPDVIVLADASWNTAEKKKNHLTNDPVLSQLDAVKNNRFITIPFSESTPGVRLVDGARSVSDQLAQLDK, via the coding sequence GTGCGCCCACACCCCCGCCACATCACCGCAGCCACCTGCACCCTCCTCCTTGCCGCCTGCGCCGGCGCACCCACCTCACCCACCAACACCAACAGCAACACCGCACCCATCACCCTTACCAACTGCGGCGAAAAAATCACCGTCACCACCCCACCACGCAGACTCGTCACCCTCAACCAAGGCGCCACCGAAACAGCACTCGCCCTAGGCCTGGCCCCCCGCATGGCAGGCACCGCCTACCTCGACGACACCATCGCCCCCACCTACAAAACCGCCTACGCAACCGTCCCCGTACTCGCCAAGGAATACCCCAGCAAAGAACAATTCCTCGCAGCCAAACCCGACTTCGCCTACTCCGCCTACGCCAGCGCTTTCACCGATAAAGCCGTCGGCACCCGAAACGAACTCACCTCCGAAGGCATCAACACCTACACCAGCCCCTTCGGATGCCCCAAAGGCACCCCCACCGCCGAAGCCACCTTCGAAAACGGCTGGAACGAAATCGCCGAAATCGCCAAAATCTTCGCCGTCACCCCCACCGCTGACGCCCTCATCACCACCCAGAAAAAACACCTCGACGAAATCCGCACCAAAGCCACCGGCAAAAACCACACCATCTTCTGGTACGACTCCGGCGACAAAACCCCCACCGTTGGCGCCGGAGCAGGCGGCCCACACCTGATCATGAACGCCGTCGGCGCCACCAACATCTTCGACAACCTCCCCGGAGGCTGGAGCGAAGCCTCATGGGAAAAAGTCGTCGCCGCCAACCCCGATGTCATCGTCCTGGCCGACGCCAGCTGGAACACCGCCGAAAAAAAGAAAAATCACCTCACCAACGACCCGGTCCTATCCCAACTCGACGCCGTAAAAAACAACCGATTCATCACAATCCCCTTCAGCGAAAGCACACCCGGAGTCCGCCTCGTCGACGGCGCCCGCTCCGTCAGCGACCAACTCGCCCAACTCGACAAGTGA